One Hevea brasiliensis isolate MT/VB/25A 57/8 chromosome 6, ASM3005281v1, whole genome shotgun sequence genomic window, CGATTTCAGTTACAAAATCATTAactactttttttttaaatttaattaatttattaactgAATTGATTGTAAATTGTTGTTAAATCTTTTGTTGAATTGAttagcaaataattttaataaattaataagtaATTTAATCAATTGttaacatattttttttttatagtatatACATATTTTTTTCCTGATTTTATAGTGTATATTAAGAAAGTGTAAAATGTTATCTCCGTATAATATTTCTAGTCAAATAGAATAGGCTTATATTGATAAGTATGAAAGAAGACTACTACGAGTGCAGCAGATTAAAAAGCCAACTGAAAGTAGCCAATAGGCTGAAACCTGAACCGCGTCCCATGTTGACAAGTCGACCTCCATTTACCATCTTACCCTCTTGAGTCAATTCCATTATTAGGTTAGgacaataattatatatatcttaattttttttataacaaaaaaATCTGAAAATTCAAAGGGGAGTAAAATGGGTACACACACACAAGCACACTCCAAATGAATAGTGAAAAATGATTTCACTTAAGTAAATTACGTAAGTATCCGTTGTGTTGAGGCTGTTTTTAAGTTTTTGCAAGCCTCTTCCATCTTTCCGAGGGCAATTGAgactgtataattttttttttttatcgtgtGTTTCTGCCTTTCAAAACGACACCGCTTTGCATTTGGCCTATTGCTCTGTGtgtgttttaatatgcttttcCTACTTTGCCCTTCCAGGAACGCTGCAGTTTTTCTTGCTTTGCTTGGTTTTTTCGCCTTTTTCCAGATTAATTTTATGACTAAAGACGAAAAATTATATTCGAGTTCCCAATCCTCAAttcctttaaaaaaaattttttcctgatattttaattttataaatagatTTATTCAACTATTGAAAGTCATAACTTGGAAAGCTATTTGAAGTATTCTTATGGATATTATTTATGGAAAAAAAATGTTTACCATAataaacataaataaataaataaataagtcaaTTCCCCACCCCTCCCCACACCACACCTCCCCCCCAAAAGTCTTCTTGCCATCCCTAACTCCATTATTGCTTTGCTAATCCTAATCTCTCTCATATTTCAAGAAAAACAGTATGGAAAGTCCTCTGTAAAGGAAAGAAATGGGAAGGCTCAATCATGATCCAAGAATCCACCACTTCAGCCACCCTCATCCCCTAGAGCTATCAAACAACAACCTTCAATCTCTATCTCCACATACAACTCCATGTTCAGCCTGTAAGCTCCAGTCTTCTGGGTGGATATACTCTTGTAAGCCCTGCAACTTCACCCTCCACTTGTCATGCAGCCAACTTCCCTCTTTAATCAAACACCCAGGCCATCCCATCCACCCGCTTACCCTCCTTCCCACCCCAGCTTACCCAGGTGGAGCTTTCAACTGTGATGGTTGTGGCAGCGATGGCCATGGCTTCAGCTACCACTGCAACAAATGTGGCTTTGATATTCACGCTACTTGTGCTCAAAACCCACTTTCACTTGCCCATCAATCTCACCCTCACGCACTGCATCTCACCTTTCACCCTCCTTACCACACCAAAGGCTTCTCCTGCGATATATGCCAGAAGATCGGGTCTAATCACTGGCTCTACCGGTGTGGTCCATGCGAGTTTGACGCTCACTTGGAGTGTGCAATGAGTGCTAATGTTATGCCAAGGGGTCAGGCTCAGACTCAGGCTCAGGCTCAGGCTCGTTTTCAG contains:
- the LOC110654120 gene encoding protein VACUOLELESS GAMETOPHYTES, which translates into the protein MGRLNHDPRIHHFSHPHPLELSNNNLQSLSPHTTPCSACKLQSSGWIYSCKPCNFTLHLSCSQLPSLIKHPGHPIHPLTLLPTPAYPGGAFNCDGCGSDGHGFSYHCNKCGFDIHATCAQNPLSLAHQSHPHALHLTFHPPYHTKGFSCDICQKIGSNHWLYRCGPCEFDAHLECAMSANVMPRGQAQTQAQAQARFQRCLNFPGTNHQYQQHENRVLPPSMQGNNGTTGVVDVLVQGFLDGAAHQSFVQSSMGDGSSNNGDSFAAADSSYSLDL